From the Coffea eugenioides isolate CCC68of chromosome 1, Ceug_1.0, whole genome shotgun sequence genome, the window CTTTTCAATGGCTGCTACGGCGGCGAGTTCTTCGACTCCGGCCGAGAATGACAAGCCCGTAATTGTCAGGGTTAAAAGGAAAGCTTCTCAGTCGCGGATCGATGCTTTCTGTGGGTTAATTCTACGGTTTACTCTTGCATTTTATTTCAGCTTTGTATTTTTCTCCTCTGTTTACCGGAATTCTGGCCGAATTTACTGATTTTGAGCTATGAAGTTGCGCTTTCTGTGACTGTTGCTTGTGGTAGGGCTCGAAATTAATGAAAGGCCTTTAAAGCGGCCATTGCTCGACTTTGAAAAGCTCTCAATCTCCGATTCTTCTACTAAAGGTATTCTGAAAAACCAATGCTCTCGCTCTCCGTCTACTTATGTTGTAAACTTATATATGGCGTAAACGTGTTCAACTTTACATGTAAATGTTTACAAACATTCTGCTGAATTATCGTCCTATTGGGGATGGCTAAAATTAACTATTTATGGTAATGCATTTCTAAAATTTGGCAGTTGAGGAACTGAAGAGTAGAAAGGTCTTTGTGCGACATGTGGAGACTGTGACGACTTCGGAGGTCACTGTCGATATTCTGCAAACACTTGTGGTGAGTGTAGTTGCTAATCCCCTTATTGTTATTTGATGCCATGCTGATTTTCTTTTATGTGCTAATTAAAGCTTGCTTGTTTTGTTCTTTATCCTTCAGTTCCAAAGGTTAGCTTAGTGATAATGAAAAGGCTACTTTTGTTTAAAGCTCTACATATTTAGTAGTCTGACATTTGCTCAATTTTGAACAGTCTAATCCAGCAGATGAGGTGGAACTTAAAGGTAAAAATGAAATCAAGAGGAAGTTTAAGACTGAGAATGTAAGTTCTCTTTCTATGTGTGATGTCTGTGCATGCATGCGCAGACTTGAGATCAGTTCGTAACGTTCTTTTTGTATTGATACTTTCCTTGTTTAGATTTACAATTGGAACTATAAACTTCCTGCTCTGTTTTTTAAGAATTATCAGCCAAAACCATGTCATCTTAGGACTGCCATAGGAAATATTGTTTAAActtttgaaaatgatattttatgtaTAATCATTTCAATTGAATTTATTCATTGAATCTTATTTTGTGCTTCATCTACACGAGTAGTTGTGGGTTCATCTATTTGTTTTCTGTAAAGCTTCTTTTTGCCTCATGAGATAGGCATAATCGTTTCGTACTTCAGATTATTAGAAGACTACCTTTATTTGTATGACTAATCCGTCAATGTGATGTCTACAGAAACAAGAGAAATTGCTTTCTAAAGCAAAAGAACAGCAAGAGGTATGCTGAACTGTAAACCTTGTTTCTATCCATCTACTTCTTGAATTTTTGGTGTGTAGTTATTTGTAGAACCTACTTTTTCAGTTGATAGAGAAGACAACAGCTGTAGGTTCTCTTGTTCTGTATTTGTCTTGTGTTGTAGGCTTTAGttctatctttcttttgttttgagGATGGTATTTGTCTGTTTAGTGGTCTCcaatttctttagttttttgTACTCATTCACCCTTTTTTTCCCACTAAGTTATTCCTTACCATTGAGCTTGTTGAGTTGCCATATTTCTTTTGGCTGTATTTGGGAACCAAAAAATGTCAAAGCCATATTCTGGAGCCCACCTGTCAAATAAAAATTCTGTAATAGTTAATTGAGAATTTGTAAATGTCAGAATGTTGTTTATGGAGGCTGCAATAAATATCAGAATGTTGTTTAGGGAGGCAGCAATATATTTATTTGAGCCTGACATTTGGTGTGATGAGATTGTAgatttgttcctttttgaatcACATCGGAGAACAAAAATGTTATTCCTGTGAATTGTAGTTGATCTAACCATTTAATGGTGTTCTGAATCTTCTAACAATGAGTGGTGAAATTCTGATGAATTTGCTTTACATTTTTCTGGAGGCTGTTGGGAATGTTTTGTTGTTTAATAAACTTGAGGCTAGTAACTTCtgtttaaaaaagaaagacagTCTTTCCTTGTTTCCTGATGTTTAAAAGTGGATACCTTACCATTTTGAATTTGCCTTAGACTTATTTGGCTTTCTCTTCCTCTagatttcatcaaaaaatgctCGTTTTGAGCAAATATGGAGAAGCAGAAAGCAGAAGAAtgagtatgcaaatgatgatGCTCTACAGGAGATGTGTCGACTCTACGATGTTGTTCGTGTTGATGTTGAGAAAAAGAGCGAAGTTAATGTAGAGTAAGTTCAGTACATGAGATGATATTGCTAGCAAATTGCAGAACTTTTTGAGAGTAATGCAGCTTTTTTGATTTTCATGCAGTTACTCTGAACTTGAGGACAGCAGGATGATGTCTGAATATTTGCCTCTCTTAAGAGAAGCCCTACCTAGTGTGGCAGTGGAAATTGAAGCCGATATTTTTGGCTGCATGGCAAAAGGAGGTCTTGAATCTTTATCCATTTTTTCTCTAGGGTAGAATGTTTGGGTGGGCTTGGCCTATTTTCCAGTTTCTTGCTGTGGATGGAGTAATTTgcttcaaaagtttttgccaTTCTGAAAATTAATTTGTTTATTAGCGTTATCtacaaaatagaaatttaaatgCTAGAGAACCAGTGGTTTTCTCGTTTATTTCTTATGGAATACTTCACTGCTTAGAGTGAGCTAATGAAACTGGATTCAGAATTGTTAGATTGCCTGGTGTTTCTACCTCTAAAACTGATATTTTggttttttacttttcttctcttgttagCATGGCTGTAAGTAAACGAATCTAGTTAAGATTCTCCTGGAAGTACATAATTAGTTATGATAGAGATGGATCACTTGAACTGAATGTCTGACCAATGATGGCAATAGACAGGAGGGAGAAAACTTATGCAGTAATTTATCTGTATGCCATGAAAAACTGGGACTTGATTGGTGTAATTTGTCAATTTAGGTTTGGTATGGTACATAAGGAAATGCTGGTTTTCGATGACATCAGTGAGGATAGAGCTGGTGCATTTAAGTCTACTTCtttgtgtttttctttcttctgtttGGGTTTATAATGTCCTTGGAggacttttaaaaaaaaaaaaaaaaaaaaacttggatAGTTCTGCTCATTCATGCCCTTTTTGAATGATGTGAGTTATTATCTTTATTATTGTGCAGAGTTACCAGATAAATATGTCTATGACTATTATGCTGTTCAGGATGACATGGATATCACTGAAGAAAATGCTGCAAGCCCATTTCCTTTGTAAGAATTTGTGGTGATAGTCAAACGTAATGATCTCATCTGTTGCCATTTTCACTCAGAGAATGCTTTAACTGGTCCAGGTTGCAAGTGGAGGATGATGATTGCTATGATGGTCCAGATGATTCTGAATATGAAACTGATGATTCTAATGGTAAGGCATTTTTCTCTTCTAGTTTTGACTCTCTCCTTGTGTCCCTGGAATTGAAGGTGCTTATCATGTAGTTGATATGCTTGCACTTTCAGCTGAAAACAATCCTTTGAATGACTATCCGGATGAACAGTCCTCAGACGTTGAGGATGATGTTGGTAGCAAATGCTCAGAGGATGATTCAGAAATAGACGGTAGATCCTCTTGTCATCAATCAGAAGAAGCTGAAAGTATCAGTCAAAAGTCTGTCAAATCTGGACTATCGGGACAACATGATTGGTCTGAAGATGAAATGTATGATGACTATGATGGTGTCGAAAGTTATGATTATGGTGATTTTAGTGACCTAGAGGAGTGGAGATGACCAGAACCTTGGTTTTGGCCTGGTAGGATTGTGTATTAGTTACTGTACACAAGATTGCTTTATATATTTGGCATCGTGAATATTTGCCAAGTTAGTACATTCTTCTCCATGCTCCCCGGTGATTTAGAAGCAACTAATCTGACTTGGTGACACTAGCTTCTGCAATGTGGGCACTCGAATTGCAACACTGTAAATTTAGACGAAGGAAAAGGCCATGAATGAACTTATATGGAGTTATTTGAAGAAGATGAGTGGACGTATGAATTTGTTGTGCCGTTTTCTACGTAACTTTTGCCTTGCCACTTACGCGAAGTTGCAATTGGCTTAGCACTTGTGCTGTCCCGACCAATGACTTTTCATTGATGTGTCCTGATTCTATATATGTATGGAGTTACACTCGTGTTTTTTGTCCTTCAACTGGAGAAACAGGACACGAATGACTCGTAGTTTTAGCAGATTCCTCGTTGCACTGAAGCGGC encodes:
- the LOC113775351 gene encoding RNA-directed DNA methylation 4, encoding MAATAASSSTPAENDKPVIVRVKRKASQSRIDAFWLEINERPLKRPLLDFEKLSISDSSTKVEELKSRKVFVRHVETVTTSEVTVDILQTLVSNPADEVELKGKNEIKRKFKTENKQEKLLSKAKEQQEISSKNARFEQIWRSRKQKNEYANDDALQEMCRLYDVVRVDVEKKSEVNVDYSELEDSRMMSEYLPLLREALPSVAVEIEADIFGCMAKGELPDKYVYDYYAVQDDMDITEENAASPFPLLQVEDDDCYDGPDDSEYETDDSNAENNPLNDYPDEQSSDVEDDVGSKCSEDDSEIDGRSSCHQSEEAESISQKSVKSGLSGQHDWSEDEMYDDYDGVESYDYGDFSDLEEWR